A region of Fibrobacter sp. UWT2 DNA encodes the following proteins:
- the purM gene encoding phosphoribosylformylglycinamidine cyclo-ligase yields the protein MNYADAGVSLARADEAMVGVKKSVRTTFNQGVLGDVGNFGGLFTLNHLGMKDPVLVSSVDGVGTKLKVDIEMGTHELPGQDIVNHCCDDILVQGARPLFFLDYVATGRLEPGVMDKLVAGMAKACRENDLVLIGGETAEMPGFYGPGDYDISGTIVGVVERENIIDGKKIKPGTIILGLPSTGLHTNGYSLARKVLFDVAGYKVDTMVDGMDKSIGEALAVPHRSYYPSLIDLCNKKIIQGLAHITGSGYQGNIPRILPDDVDVIIDRTTWDPPMIFKLIQQAGSVEKDEMYSTFNMGMGMLIFIDPADKAEVTAHLEAKGEKWVQIGEVVKGTKQVKFRD from the coding sequence ATGAATTACGCAGACGCAGGAGTATCCTTGGCACGTGCCGACGAAGCAATGGTCGGTGTCAAGAAATCCGTACGTACTACATTCAACCAGGGCGTTTTGGGCGACGTCGGTAACTTCGGCGGCCTCTTTACGCTGAACCACCTCGGCATGAAGGACCCGGTCCTCGTGAGCTCCGTGGATGGCGTGGGCACCAAGCTCAAGGTCGACATCGAAATGGGCACGCACGAACTTCCGGGTCAGGATATCGTGAACCACTGCTGCGATGACATTCTGGTGCAGGGCGCACGTCCGTTGTTCTTCTTGGACTACGTGGCTACCGGCCGTTTGGAACCGGGTGTCATGGACAAGCTCGTTGCCGGTATGGCCAAGGCTTGCCGCGAAAACGACCTCGTCTTGATTGGCGGTGAAACTGCTGAAATGCCGGGCTTCTACGGTCCGGGCGACTACGATATTTCCGGTACTATCGTGGGTGTCGTGGAACGCGAAAACATCATTGACGGCAAGAAGATCAAGCCGGGTACCATTATCCTTGGCCTGCCTTCTACCGGCCTTCACACCAACGGTTACTCTCTCGCCCGTAAGGTGTTGTTCGACGTGGCCGGCTACAAGGTCGACACCATGGTCGACGGCATGGACAAGTCCATCGGCGAAGCTCTCGCCGTGCCGCACCGCAGCTACTACCCGAGCCTCATCGATCTTTGCAACAAGAAGATCATTCAGGGCCTCGCTCACATCACCGGTTCGGGCTACCAGGGCAACATTCCGCGTATCCTCCCGGACGATGTCGACGTGATTATCGACCGCACCACGTGGGATCCTCCGATGATCTTCAAGCTCATCCAGCAGGCCGGCTCTGTCGAAAAGGACGAAATGTACTCTACCTTCAATATGGGTATGGGCATGCTCATCTTCATCGACCCGGCTGACAAGGCTGAAGTTACCGCTCACCTCGAAGCCAAGGGCGAAAAGTGGGTGCAGATCGGTGAAGTCGTGAAGGGCACCAAGCAGGTGAAGTTCCGCGACTAA
- a CDS encoding DMT family transporter → MIPARNSLAFWHLLAIITITFWGTSFVSTKVLLNHGFSAVQIFSLRFAITYLILLAASHKQFRSKNWKHELILFISGITGCTLYFWTENTALSFSPSSNVALIICANPLLILIFGGIIYKSERLGKRQILGCLVTFVGMVLVVLNGKFVLKLSPVGDLLACSAGVMWAIYSLVVKQLNGKYNSLFITRKMFFYGTLMSIPALFIEARGDVSKVLDIPWQNFMEPVVAFNFLCLTVFCSLFGYLVWNNVLKQLGTVLASNYVYVAPLITMITAAIALGERITPIAIVGAAAIIVGMLLAEFKRKT, encoded by the coding sequence ATGATTCCTGCACGCAACAGTCTCGCCTTTTGGCATTTGCTCGCCATTATTACCATCACCTTTTGGGGCACGAGTTTCGTGAGCACGAAGGTGCTCTTGAATCATGGCTTTTCGGCGGTGCAGATTTTCTCGTTGCGTTTTGCGATTACCTACTTGATTCTTTTGGCGGCAAGCCACAAGCAATTCCGCAGCAAGAACTGGAAGCATGAACTGATTCTGTTCATCAGTGGCATTACCGGATGTACGCTTTACTTTTGGACCGAGAATACGGCGCTTTCTTTTTCGCCGTCGAGTAACGTGGCGCTCATTATTTGCGCGAACCCGTTGCTTATCCTGATTTTCGGAGGAATCATTTATAAGAGCGAACGCCTCGGCAAGCGACAAATTTTAGGGTGCCTCGTCACATTCGTTGGCATGGTGCTGGTGGTGCTGAACGGCAAGTTTGTCTTGAAGCTTTCGCCCGTAGGCGATTTGCTTGCTTGCAGCGCCGGAGTCATGTGGGCGATTTATTCGCTAGTCGTGAAGCAGTTAAACGGCAAGTACAATTCGCTGTTCATTACGCGCAAGATGTTTTTCTACGGAACACTGATGTCTATTCCCGCCTTGTTCATCGAGGCGCGCGGCGATGTGTCGAAAGTGCTTGATATTCCTTGGCAGAACTTTATGGAGCCGGTAGTCGCATTTAACTTTTTGTGCCTTACGGTATTTTGCTCGCTGTTCGGATACCTTGTTTGGAACAATGTGCTGAAGCAACTCGGTACGGTTCTTGCCAGCAACTACGTTTATGTGGCGCCTTTGATTACCATGATTACGGCAGCGATTGCCCTTGGCGAGCGTATTACGCCTATCGCCATCGTGGGTGCTGCCGCCATTATTGTGGGAATGCTTTTGGCGGAATTCAAGCGCAAGACTTAA
- a CDS encoding FISUMP domain-containing protein: MDGGEPELFSFSAVPGGYRASTGQCDGEGTKAYFWGVSSNTLTYAWILSNQYDLDRDSGRKGYYAYSIRCIKN, translated from the coding sequence TTGGATGGCGGAGAACCTGAACTTTTCAGCTTCTCCGCTGTTCCAGGCGGTTACCGCGCAAGCACCGGTCAATGCGATGGCGAAGGCACCAAGGCCTATTTCTGGGGCGTAAGCAGCAACACGCTTACATACGCATGGATACTTTCCAACCAATACGATTTGGATAGGGATTCGGGTCGCAAGGGCTATTACGCCTATTCTATCCGCTGCATCAAGAATTAA
- a CDS encoding DUF1653 domain-containing protein, giving the protein MSKAIAGHKYRHYKKETMIYTVVTADALDCESVKPLVVYRSEYETPDHPKGTLWVRNREDFESKATLADGTVVDRFTEI; this is encoded by the coding sequence ATGTCAAAAGCTATTGCCGGTCACAAGTATCGTCACTACAAAAAAGAAACAATGATCTACACCGTCGTTACGGCGGACGCACTTGACTGTGAATCGGTCAAGCCGCTTGTAGTTTACCGCAGCGAGTACGAAACGCCCGACCACCCGAAAGGAACCTTATGGGTGCGCAACCGCGAAGATTTTGAAAGCAAGGCGACGCTTGCCGATGGCACTGTCGTTGACCGCTTTACTGAAATTTAA
- a CDS encoding patatin family protein, protein MAMYKDIALAVEGGGMRGAYSAGVLDVFLDNGIKFGACAGTSAGATHLCSYLSEQRERNKRLDTIHSASKRYMSWGNLIRTGDFFELDYCYNQIPRVVDPFDFEKFRENTAETKFYAVATNLETGGPEYLLTRDLDKPEDMDKIRASASLPLMSHIVEVDGMKLLDGGVGDSIPFEVFTGMGYQKQVVIVTQPEGFVKKPNSMIPLFKIFYRKYPKFIEAARNRHIRYNQCLRTLEELVAQGSAFMIRPSAEFKISRLEKDKSKLVELYDMGVKDATALMPKLLEFLTTNH, encoded by the coding sequence ATGGCAATGTACAAGGATATTGCGCTTGCTGTCGAAGGCGGCGGCATGCGCGGAGCGTATTCGGCCGGCGTACTGGATGTATTTTTAGATAACGGAATCAAGTTTGGCGCTTGCGCCGGAACATCTGCAGGCGCAACCCACCTTTGCAGCTATTTGTCTGAACAGCGCGAGCGCAACAAGCGTCTCGACACCATTCATTCGGCAAGCAAACGCTACATGAGCTGGGGCAACCTGATTCGCACCGGTGATTTTTTTGAACTGGATTATTGCTACAACCAAATCCCGCGCGTGGTCGATCCGTTTGACTTTGAAAAGTTCCGCGAGAACACGGCCGAAACAAAGTTCTACGCAGTCGCCACGAACTTGGAAACCGGCGGCCCCGAATACTTGCTCACACGCGATTTGGACAAGCCCGAAGACATGGACAAGATTCGCGCTTCGGCATCGCTTCCGCTCATGAGCCATATCGTCGAAGTCGATGGCATGAAACTTCTGGACGGCGGTGTCGGCGACAGCATTCCGTTCGAAGTATTCACGGGCATGGGTTATCAAAAGCAGGTTGTGATCGTCACGCAACCCGAAGGCTTTGTCAAGAAACCGAACTCCATGATTCCCCTGTTCAAGATTTTCTACCGCAAGTACCCGAAGTTTATCGAGGCGGCAAGGAACCGCCACATTCGCTATAATCAGTGCCTGCGTACGCTAGAAGAGCTAGTCGCTCAAGGTTCTGCGTTCATGATTCGTCCGAGCGCTGAATTCAAAATTTCGCGCCTCGAAAAAGACAAGTCGAAACTGGTGGAACTTTACGACATGGGCGTGAAAGACGCAACCGCACTCATGCCCAAGCTGCTAGAGTTCCTAACCACTAATCACTAA
- a CDS encoding NUDIX domain-containing protein, translating into MEEQIDILNPDGTPAGYARGRTEVHAKGLWHRTVHIWAFDSKGRILFQLRSRVKENNPGLFDTSCAGHISAGDSSVNAAVRELREELGVHKSSRDLEYLFEAKHESVLNGGSYLDNEYYDVYKITLSDKEADLLVPQPGEVDSFTWMTREEFFAKHKLHPEKFVEHPKDFLWLMENA; encoded by the coding sequence ATGGAAGAGCAAATTGATATCTTGAATCCAGACGGAACGCCGGCGGGTTATGCTCGCGGACGCACCGAAGTTCACGCCAAGGGGCTGTGGCACCGCACGGTACATATTTGGGCGTTCGACAGCAAAGGTCGCATTCTGTTCCAGCTGCGAAGCCGCGTCAAAGAAAACAATCCGGGGCTTTTCGACACAAGTTGCGCAGGCCACATTTCGGCTGGCGATTCCAGCGTGAATGCCGCCGTGCGCGAACTGCGCGAGGAACTGGGCGTGCACAAGAGTTCGCGCGACCTCGAATACCTATTCGAGGCTAAGCACGAAAGCGTGCTTAACGGCGGCTCTTACCTCGACAACGAATACTACGACGTTTATAAGATTACGCTCAGCGACAAGGAAGCGGATTTACTTGTGCCGCAGCCGGGCGAAGTCGATAGCTTTACCTGGATGACCCGCGAAGAATTTTTCGCAAAGCACAAGTTGCACCCCGAAAAATTCGTGGAACATCCGAAAGATTTTCTGTGGCTTATGGAGAATGCCTAA
- a CDS encoding hybrid sensor histidine kinase/response regulator, which produces MELTPRSAKINIKMVVWLAAVIFVLCLVCVLLRVKLDTLLNVYVSKQVSQQAVLIADLANEKMHMRLNTLSVISRKIEADGSHIEDFLSLAELKDESTIYGLISLDGTAHTADSVFTLPDENYRCIMESFRGKQTICYSEKMGIMLGVPVYNRLNVRFVLYLQFKQIPITDFFDVDCFDKKCFVQIIDNDGKVLIQNNTGKWFKDSIWKNTDIDKIYGKLRQDMDRGLSASRNFVIGDATYYFYMAKLHQDDFVLAGMVAAEDVSDGLDRLSFLVFWVVGLLMLLFLTGLGIRFFLVRRHREYNLRNHLASDELDRLRMMESVGQDIREPAMNILNIGAIVLRESQDSSLKEYIADMRASGQQLLLLSNDILDMNKIRTSSLEISVKEYDLFAVLCDSLSAARNRKKSAEFELLVDSSVPTHLEGDESRLQQIISNILFNADHLVVNGANIIQIGYHWIEDEDNAVKVQKINLIIDIPDAGVSWTGASLSLVKMLVVALGGEIKNSLIADGLPVIEIIIPQKVVKNELMGDFKTRYNEFVQASENTSIHFYAPNASILAIDDVPMNLRVMGGLMKETFARFDSVSNGMEAIENFRRNHYDIIFLDHTMPIIDGLNILTIMKTLDDHPNKHTPIIMLTADDNTSAKTICETMGFADFLTKPVHEDALFTILLKYLPKELVNRFDELPQKEEAVALMAEEKPEKKVVQEPKKTTENLPNDLLNVSVGLYCCERNEALYRKKIMLYVEKQFDEILNKLFKEEDFESYRLMVQTLKSSSLFIGAVNIASIAKLMEFACSEGDYDFVRVRHEDLMSEYKKLVRELKERMSHGRAN; this is translated from the coding sequence ATGGAATTGACCCCTAGAAGCGCAAAGATCAACATCAAGATGGTGGTGTGGCTCGCCGCCGTCATATTCGTGTTGTGCCTTGTCTGCGTGCTACTCCGCGTAAAGCTTGATACCCTTTTGAACGTTTACGTGTCCAAGCAGGTATCCCAACAGGCAGTATTGATTGCAGATCTCGCCAACGAAAAAATGCACATGCGCCTGAACACCCTATCCGTGATTTCTCGTAAAATCGAAGCGGACGGGTCTCACATCGAAGACTTTTTGAGCCTCGCAGAATTGAAGGACGAAAGCACCATATACGGGCTTATCTCCTTGGATGGAACGGCACATACGGCGGACTCGGTCTTCACTCTGCCTGACGAAAATTACCGCTGCATCATGGAATCCTTCCGTGGCAAGCAAACCATTTGCTATAGCGAAAAAATGGGAATCATGCTAGGCGTTCCCGTTTACAACCGTCTCAATGTCCGTTTCGTACTGTACCTGCAATTCAAGCAAATTCCGATCACAGACTTCTTCGACGTAGATTGCTTTGACAAGAAATGCTTCGTCCAAATCATCGATAACGACGGCAAGGTCCTGATTCAGAACAACACCGGAAAATGGTTCAAAGATTCCATTTGGAAAAATACTGATATCGACAAAATCTACGGAAAGCTCCGCCAGGATATGGACCGCGGCCTTTCGGCCTCCAGGAATTTTGTCATCGGTGATGCGACCTATTACTTCTACATGGCAAAGCTCCACCAAGATGATTTCGTGCTCGCCGGAATGGTTGCCGCCGAAGACGTATCCGATGGTTTGGACCGCCTGTCCTTCCTGGTATTCTGGGTGGTAGGCCTCTTGATGCTATTGTTCCTGACGGGGCTTGGCATCCGATTCTTCTTAGTCCGCAGGCACCGCGAATACAATTTAAGGAACCACTTGGCTAGCGACGAACTGGATCGCCTACGCATGATGGAATCCGTCGGCCAGGATATCCGCGAACCCGCCATGAACATTTTGAACATAGGCGCCATCGTGCTGAGAGAATCACAGGATTCCTCGCTGAAGGAATATATCGCCGACATGCGCGCCTCGGGGCAGCAGCTGCTTTTGTTGTCCAACGACATCTTGGACATGAACAAGATCCGCACCAGCAGTCTCGAAATCTCTGTCAAGGAATACGACTTGTTCGCGGTCCTTTGCGACAGCCTTAGCGCCGCTCGCAACCGAAAGAAATCGGCAGAGTTTGAATTGCTGGTAGATTCCTCGGTTCCGACTCACCTCGAAGGCGATGAATCCCGCTTGCAACAAATCATAAGCAACATCCTGTTTAACGCCGACCATCTAGTGGTAAACGGGGCGAACATCATCCAGATCGGTTACCATTGGATTGAAGACGAAGACAACGCTGTCAAGGTTCAGAAAATCAACTTGATCATCGACATTCCTGATGCCGGTGTCAGCTGGACGGGAGCCTCCCTTTCCCTGGTGAAGATGCTCGTGGTAGCACTGGGAGGCGAAATCAAGAACAGCCTCATTGCCGACGGTTTGCCGGTGATTGAAATCATCATCCCTCAAAAGGTGGTGAAGAACGAATTGATGGGAGACTTCAAGACTCGTTACAACGAATTCGTGCAGGCCTCCGAAAATACGTCCATTCACTTCTACGCTCCCAACGCTTCAATTCTTGCCATTGACGACGTCCCCATGAACTTGCGCGTGATGGGCGGTCTCATGAAAGAGACCTTCGCCCGTTTCGATTCCGTATCCAACGGCATGGAGGCTATCGAAAACTTCAGGCGCAATCACTACGATATCATCTTCCTCGATCACACGATGCCTATCATCGATGGTTTGAACATTCTCACCATCATGAAGACTCTTGACGATCACCCCAATAAGCATACGCCGATTATCATGCTTACGGCCGATGACAACACTTCGGCAAAGACCATTTGCGAAACCATGGGCTTTGCGGATTTCTTGACGAAGCCGGTTCACGAAGATGCATTGTTCACCATATTGCTGAAGTACTTGCCCAAAGAACTGGTAAACCGCTTTGACGAACTGCCTCAAAAAGAAGAAGCTGTCGCTCTCATGGCCGAAGAAAAGCCAGAAAAGAAGGTGGTGCAGGAACCGAAGAAGACTACCGAAAACTTGCCCAACGATCTCCTAAACGTGTCCGTGGGACTTTATTGCTGCGAAAGGAACGAAGCCCTGTATCGCAAAAAAATCATGCTCTATGTGGAAAAGCAATTCGACGAAATTTTGAACAAGTTGTTCAAGGAAGAAGATTTCGAAAGCTATCGTCTCATGGTGCAAACCTTAAAGAGTTCATCGCTATTCATTGGCGCAGTCAACATCGCAAGTATTGCCAAGCTGATGGAATTCGCCTGCAGCGAAGGCGACTACGACTTTGTCCGCGTTAGACACGAAGACTTGATGAGCGAGTACAAAAAACTCGTCAGGGAACTTAAAGAACGGATGTCCCATGGAAGAGCAAATTGA
- a CDS encoding BMP family ABC transporter substrate-binding protein — protein MKWTVLASTIALAMIIGVLIMFGPDTEVQNTQQKFRVAMILTGLRNDHSWNETHYEAIQKAEKLLNLEVAYYENVPTDSTAQFIMEQAIQNGAKIIIANSIGFGEHELAVARNHPETKFLHATGLHTSTNLSTFFGRMYQLRYLTGIVAGMKTKTNEIGYVAAYNISEVNRGINAFTLGVQKVNPDAKVYVSWSGSWTDESMAADATRNLLSKHNVDVLATHVDALSPYEIADDRGVWIIGYNRDNSRRFPDHFLTAPVWRWENFYIPKIREIIQDKFEGRAYWLGLESGIMELADLTRNVDDTTRQVVEDEKLRLTQGKFDVFYGPIVDNQGNVRVGEGESMTDDVMLNRFDWFVKGVVDGIDP, from the coding sequence ATGAAATGGACAGTCCTAGCATCTACGATTGCGCTCGCCATGATCATTGGCGTTCTGATCATGTTCGGCCCCGATACCGAAGTGCAGAACACCCAGCAGAAGTTCCGCGTCGCCATGATTTTAACGGGACTTCGCAATGACCATAGTTGGAACGAAACCCATTACGAGGCGATTCAGAAAGCCGAAAAGCTTTTGAACCTGGAAGTCGCCTACTACGAAAACGTGCCCACCGATTCAACGGCCCAATTCATCATGGAACAGGCCATTCAGAACGGAGCCAAAATCATTATCGCCAATTCTATCGGCTTTGGCGAACACGAACTGGCCGTAGCAAGAAACCATCCCGAAACGAAATTCCTGCATGCCACGGGACTTCACACGTCTACCAACCTGTCCACCTTTTTTGGCCGCATGTACCAGCTGCGTTACCTGACGGGTATTGTCGCCGGCATGAAGACAAAGACCAACGAAATCGGATACGTGGCAGCATACAACATTTCAGAAGTAAATCGCGGCATCAACGCATTCACTCTCGGCGTACAGAAAGTCAACCCGGACGCCAAAGTATACGTCAGCTGGTCCGGTTCCTGGACCGATGAATCCATGGCCGCCGACGCCACCCGCAACCTGCTCAGCAAACACAACGTCGACGTTCTGGCCACCCACGTAGATGCTCTGTCTCCCTACGAGATTGCCGACGACAGAGGCGTATGGATTATCGGCTACAACAGGGACAACTCCAGAAGGTTCCCGGATCATTTCTTGACCGCCCCGGTTTGGCGCTGGGAAAATTTCTACATCCCGAAGATTCGCGAAATCATCCAGGACAAGTTTGAAGGGCGTGCCTACTGGCTTGGCCTCGAAAGTGGCATCATGGAACTGGCCGACCTGACAAGGAACGTGGACGACACCACTCGTCAAGTCGTAGAAGATGAAAAGCTCAGGCTGACCCAGGGAAAGTTTGATGTGTTCTACGGGCCCATTGTCGATAACCAAGGCAATGTTCGCGTAGGCGAAGGCGAAAGCATGACCGACGACGTCATGTTGAATCGATTTGACTGGTTCGTCAAGGGGGTAGTCGATGGAATTGACCCCTAG
- a CDS encoding hybrid sensor histidine kinase/response regulator: MFFKTIESEKRLRAFYGGILVAVSIGLAAVSFYLLQDYTETVKHETLLSGTYSNEKDAEAINGFLARGASVLRVTSHIAEKSLEHGATQAQIESLLVSEAEYYKHSNDIVLCSMFGILREEFFSGERWTPALGYVPSNRPWYQNAPMEKDKVALIPTHMNPYSGEQVVTISLRLSDKKSVLAIDVYLKDLLANVKKSDLSNMLVIIDKKGSVISHTDITQNGRNYLSAEFWGSDEENLAKGASYAKGDPFVLNLRGKDYRVFSTLIQDEWYVIRLVEEEQLWKPLNIAILRTSVIIFLSYVLFVVLIVAAFIKHIQLIRVNHSKIAFLTSMSSEIRSSINGILGMNSIIQKDLHDESMKEYSNNIQSAGQGVLSLVNDVLDVTKIESGRLSIESMEYEVFTILQECYNENEPKIKAKGLTFHIDCDPDIPSCLWGDENRIIQIINNLLSNATKFTEVGGVSLSVGFDSLPPIGALRSDDYIMLKIAVKDTGIGIRAEEKKSIFKKYILPSSAEKNEIEGVGLGLSLTQELLAKCGGHMTINSRYGEGSSFLVEIPQLVLNTEPMGDFTMRYRNAAHKNKDLSDVFLAPEARILIVDDVELNLKMFRGFLKNSQVKIDEALSGHQCLQLVESRHYDLIFLDHMMPVMDGIDVFRKMKMMDKFPNKDTPVIALASEGESLTKDSFLAEGFADYLIKPLKERDLRRALKWYLSKQLVLTPEDLNEPVIPSASAANAAGNVPNNKIDSVFDDDEIELRSITATTPLDRFKSLGEFLDIKAGLNYCADDEEIYVEMLQEYVASPLCRNVDACYRNSDWDNYRFYMHVLYDSSIAIGAVSMAEKFRNLENASRESRLKVIHENHDLAMALHAELIENIQRGLEER, encoded by the coding sequence GTGTTCTTCAAGACTATAGAAAGTGAAAAACGCTTGAGGGCCTTTTACGGGGGCATCCTTGTTGCGGTAAGCATTGGCCTTGCCGCGGTAAGCTTTTATTTGCTCCAAGATTACACGGAGACCGTCAAGCACGAAACGTTACTTTCAGGCACATACTCCAACGAAAAAGACGCCGAAGCGATTAACGGATTCTTGGCGCGAGGCGCTTCGGTTCTACGAGTGACCTCTCACATTGCAGAAAAAAGTTTGGAACATGGAGCCACGCAGGCGCAAATCGAATCGTTGTTGGTTTCCGAAGCGGAATATTACAAGCATTCAAACGATATTGTCTTGTGCAGCATGTTCGGCATTCTCCGCGAAGAGTTCTTTAGCGGCGAACGTTGGACTCCTGCCTTAGGTTACGTTCCCTCGAATCGTCCGTGGTACCAGAACGCCCCTATGGAAAAAGACAAGGTCGCCCTGATTCCGACCCACATGAACCCGTATAGCGGCGAGCAGGTGGTGACCATTAGCTTGCGACTTTCGGACAAGAAAAGTGTTCTCGCCATTGATGTATACTTGAAGGACCTGCTTGCAAATGTCAAGAAGAGCGACTTGTCAAATATGCTCGTCATTATTGACAAGAAAGGCTCGGTGATTTCCCATACCGACATTACCCAGAACGGTCGCAACTACCTGTCGGCGGAATTCTGGGGATCCGATGAAGAAAATCTCGCCAAAGGCGCCTCTTATGCCAAGGGAGACCCCTTCGTCTTAAATTTGAGGGGCAAGGACTACCGCGTATTTTCGACCCTTATACAGGATGAATGGTATGTCATCCGCCTAGTCGAAGAAGAACAACTCTGGAAGCCCCTGAACATCGCCATTCTGCGAACATCCGTTATCATTTTCCTGAGTTACGTATTGTTCGTCGTCTTGATTGTCGCCGCATTCATAAAGCATATACAGCTTATCCGCGTCAACCATTCCAAGATTGCATTCCTCACCAGCATGAGCAGCGAAATCCGTTCGTCCATCAACGGCATTCTCGGCATGAATTCCATCATCCAGAAAGACCTGCACGACGAAAGCATGAAGGAATATTCCAACAATATCCAAAGTGCAGGCCAGGGAGTCCTTTCGCTAGTAAACGATGTCCTGGATGTCACCAAGATCGAATCGGGACGTCTAAGCATCGAATCTATGGAATACGAAGTATTCACGATTTTGCAGGAATGCTACAACGAAAACGAACCGAAGATCAAAGCCAAGGGTTTGACCTTCCATATCGATTGCGACCCCGACATTCCGTCTTGCCTGTGGGGTGACGAGAACCGCATCATCCAGATTATCAACAACCTGCTTTCGAACGCCACCAAGTTTACTGAAGTGGGCGGCGTTTCATTGTCGGTGGGCTTCGACAGTCTCCCCCCCATTGGAGCCCTGCGCTCTGACGACTACATCATGTTAAAAATAGCCGTCAAGGATACAGGTATCGGAATCCGCGCCGAAGAGAAGAAATCCATTTTCAAGAAATACATTCTTCCCAGTTCTGCCGAAAAGAACGAAATCGAAGGTGTTGGACTGGGATTAAGCCTTACTCAGGAACTCCTTGCCAAGTGCGGAGGTCATATGACCATCAATAGCCGCTACGGCGAAGGCTCGTCGTTCCTGGTCGAGATTCCGCAGCTCGTGCTGAACACGGAACCCATGGGCGACTTTACCATGCGTTACAGGAACGCCGCCCACAAGAACAAGGACCTTTCCGATGTGTTCCTGGCTCCCGAAGCACGAATCCTGATTGTCGATGACGTTGAATTGAACCTCAAGATGTTCCGCGGATTCCTGAAGAATTCCCAGGTGAAAATCGACGAGGCCCTGAGCGGCCATCAGTGCTTGCAACTCGTGGAATCGAGACACTACGACTTGATTTTCTTGGACCATATGATGCCTGTCATGGACGGCATAGACGTCTTCAGAAAAATGAAGATGATGGACAAGTTCCCGAACAAGGACACCCCCGTTATCGCTCTCGCTTCCGAAGGAGAATCCCTTACCAAGGACTCCTTCTTGGCAGAAGGTTTCGCAGACTACTTGATCAAGCCTCTCAAGGAAAGAGACCTGCGCCGCGCCCTGAAGTGGTACCTGTCCAAGCAACTGGTACTCACGCCCGAAGACTTGAACGAACCGGTTATCCCCTCCGCCAGCGCAGCTAATGCCGCCGGCAACGTACCGAACAACAAGATTGATTCCGTCTTCGACGACGACGAAATCGAGTTGCGCTCGATTACCGCGACAACGCCGCTAGACCGCTTCAAGTCCCTGGGAGAATTCCTGGACATCAAGGCAGGCCTGAACTACTGCGCCGACGACGAAGAAATCTATGTCGAAATGTTGCAGGAATACGTAGCATCTCCCCTCTGCAGAAACGTGGACGCCTGCTACCGAAATTCCGACTGGGACAACTACCGTTTCTATATGCACGTTCTTTACGATTCGTCGATTGCTATCGGTGCCGTTTCCATGGCCGAAAAATTCCGCAATCTCGAAAACGCAAGCCGAGAATCCCGACTGAAAGTCATTCACGAAAATCACGACCTAGCCATGGCCTTACATGCCGAGCTGATCGAAAACATCCAGAGGGGGCTTGAAGAACGATGA